The proteins below are encoded in one region of Apteryx mantelli isolate bAptMan1 chromosome 25, bAptMan1.hap1, whole genome shotgun sequence:
- the SNRPE gene encoding small nuclear ribonucleoprotein E translates to MAYRGQGQKVQKVMVQPINLIFRYLQNRSRIQVWLYEQVNMRIEGCIIGFDEYMNLVLDDAEEIHSKTKSRKQLGRIMLKGDNITLLQSVSN, encoded by the exons ATGGCGTACCGCGGGCAGGGCCAGAAGGTGCAGAAGGTGATGGTGCAGCCCATC AACCTCATCTTCCGCTACCTGCAAAAC AGATCCAGGATCCAGGTGTGGCTCTATGAGCAAGTGAACATGCGGATAGAAGGCTGCATCATT gGCTTTGATGAATATATGAACTTGGTGCTGGACGACGCAGAGGAGATTCACTCAAAAACGAAATCAAGGAAACAGTTGG GTCGGATCATGTTAAAAGGGGACAATATCACTCTTCTACAAAGCGTTTCTAACTAG